A single region of the Aminivibrio sp. genome encodes:
- a CDS encoding aldehyde ferredoxin oxidoreductase family protein, with amino-acid sequence MDKFGKVLRINLSNGTVAREELCEKTLKDYIGGRGYATKVLYDELPIGTDPLSPENKLIFANGPLTGKGAPSAGRYMVITKSPLTGYIASSNSGGFWGAELARAGWFMIILEGKAPKPTYIWINDDKVELRDAAAVWGKDSHKATDALLEAVGDPKAKVTCIGPAGERLSKIAAVMNDKNRAAGRSGVGAVMGSKNLKAIVVRGSARPYVENQDEMKAVLAGAMEKLKTNPVTSQGLPTYGTAVLVNIINQLGAYPKNNWQGAYFPEADIQSGETLAKNFLTKRYSCFGCPIGCGRVTKVGDREGEGPEYETIFAFGVCCGVKRLEPIIEANYLCNEYGLDTISAGVTIAAAMELYEKGLIKKEELEGGPELRFGNEDAVTYWTKKMGLVEGLGKKLAEGSYRLCEMYGHPEFSMTVKKQEMPAYDGRVIQGIGLNYATSNRGGCHVRGYTISLEVLGLPEKLDPVDISTKPTWVMIFQNLSAAIDASGVCLFTSFALGADDYAAFLKAATGFDYDGTAVLQAGDRIWNIERMFNLREGLDPAKEDTLPDRLLKEPVPDGPAKGMLSRLPEMMPEYYKARGWDEKGVPTDAKLQELGLR; translated from the coding sequence ATGGACAAGTTCGGCAAAGTACTGCGCATCAATCTCTCCAACGGAACCGTCGCGAGGGAGGAGCTCTGCGAAAAGACTCTGAAGGACTACATCGGGGGCCGAGGATACGCCACGAAGGTGCTTTACGATGAGCTCCCCATCGGCACTGATCCTCTCTCCCCCGAGAACAAGCTCATTTTCGCCAACGGCCCCCTTACCGGCAAGGGAGCTCCCTCCGCCGGACGGTACATGGTCATCACCAAGAGCCCTCTCACGGGATACATCGCGAGCAGCAACTCCGGCGGATTCTGGGGAGCCGAGCTCGCCAGGGCGGGCTGGTTCATGATCATTCTTGAGGGCAAGGCCCCCAAACCCACCTACATCTGGATCAACGACGACAAGGTGGAGCTTCGGGACGCCGCCGCCGTCTGGGGCAAGGATAGCCACAAGGCCACCGATGCCCTTCTCGAGGCCGTGGGTGATCCCAAGGCGAAGGTCACCTGCATCGGCCCTGCCGGTGAAAGGCTCTCGAAGATCGCAGCCGTCATGAACGACAAGAACCGTGCTGCCGGCCGCAGCGGCGTCGGTGCCGTCATGGGCTCCAAGAACCTCAAGGCGATCGTGGTCAGGGGCAGCGCCCGTCCGTACGTTGAAAACCAGGACGAGATGAAGGCCGTCCTCGCCGGGGCCATGGAAAAACTGAAGACCAACCCCGTCACGAGCCAGGGCCTTCCCACCTATGGAACGGCAGTCCTCGTGAACATCATCAACCAGCTCGGCGCTTACCCCAAGAACAATTGGCAGGGAGCCTACTTCCCCGAGGCGGACATCCAGTCCGGCGAAACTCTCGCCAAGAACTTCCTCACCAAGAGATACTCCTGTTTCGGCTGCCCCATCGGCTGCGGCCGGGTCACCAAGGTCGGAGACCGCGAAGGTGAAGGGCCTGAGTACGAGACCATCTTCGCCTTCGGCGTCTGCTGCGGCGTCAAACGGCTCGAACCCATCATCGAGGCCAACTATCTCTGCAACGAATACGGCCTCGACACCATCAGCGCGGGCGTCACCATCGCCGCCGCCATGGAGCTCTACGAAAAGGGATTGATCAAAAAGGAAGAACTGGAAGGCGGCCCCGAACTTCGCTTCGGCAACGAAGACGCCGTCACCTACTGGACGAAAAAGATGGGTCTCGTGGAAGGGCTCGGCAAGAAACTCGCCGAGGGCTCCTACAGGCTGTGCGAAATGTACGGCCATCCCGAGTTCTCCATGACGGTCAAGAAGCAGGAGATGCCCGCCTATGACGGACGGGTCATCCAGGGAATCGGCCTGAACTACGCTACGTCAAACCGGGGCGGATGCCACGTGAGAGGCTACACCATTTCCCTCGAAGTCCTCGGCCTGCCCGAGAAACTCGACCCGGTGGACATCAGCACGAAACCCACGTGGGTCATGATTTTCCAGAACCTCTCAGCGGCCATCGACGCTTCCGGCGTATGTCTCTTCACCTCCTTCGCCCTCGGAGCGGACGATTACGCAGCGTTCCTCAAGGCAGCCACTGGTTTCGATTATGACGGCACCGCGGTCCTGCAGGCAGGAGACCGCATCTGGAACATCGAACGGATGTTCAACCTCCGGGAAGGCCTCGATCCTGCGAAGGAAGACACCCTGCCCGACAGGCTGCTGAAAGAACCCGTTCCCGACGGCCCCGCAAAGGGAATGCTCAGCCGCCTTCCCGAAATGATGCCCGAGTATTATAAGGCCCGCGGATGGGATGAAAAGGGCGTTCCCACCGATGCCAAGCTCCAGGAACTGGGACTGAGGTAA
- a CDS encoding diguanylate cyclase — MSENFEKPLGNEGTDKINFLIKKTIRLEKDAARWKREEAALRDMERRYLALSENPIFILMIFSGGRVTYLNGRAEAFFGFSLRERQRFLLTDYVAPGYCAEAERLLEQCDGPELWERRGSFPVVSEGGTEKWLDMAVTPVEYKGEPSMLAVGCEIPAPGQNDAAEETGLSAGFPCSAENLLAAVTDKNCVLQFMTEGFRREAAPMWKEPPEAGRSMLDLLPEGDRGLPFRLAVEKALSGECAEIGQEAGDRFFSISFAPVFSPEGQISGVSLVLCEKTGQRAAERKIRAVEEQFRRLFSLVSDLGVIVSRDEGRIIECNRAFLQRTGLSGERPEGKTLDDLGLLPFGSLKNALFSGIGENGSVREMKQSITLPSGEAVPVLLSAIPLERVGRQVLLLSLQERTVPAVEAPTTPETFGENSPQERDGGADDLLGLPDREEFGRILSAEKDKTGRYRGSLSVILMDIDGFRELMEEVGEDAGKKFLRDFCAAVKGRIRPTDHFARLSGGEFAVLTPMSGYLAHQMADKIRDMICHSRFFTGRGVFCSFGVCEYRRGMSDEAFLKRAGIALREAKRAGGNRAVLAPPIP; from the coding sequence ATGAGCGAGAATTTCGAAAAGCCCCTCGGCAATGAAGGAACCGATAAAATCAACTTCCTGATCAAGAAAACCATCCGGCTCGAGAAAGACGCCGCCAGATGGAAGAGGGAGGAAGCGGCTCTGCGTGATATGGAGCGCCGGTACCTCGCCCTTTCGGAAAACCCGATTTTTATACTGATGATCTTCTCGGGAGGAAGAGTGACCTACCTGAACGGCAGAGCAGAAGCCTTCTTCGGGTTTTCCCTCAGGGAGAGGCAGAGATTCCTCCTGACGGACTACGTGGCCCCGGGATACTGCGCCGAGGCGGAAAGACTCCTGGAGCAGTGCGACGGACCCGAACTCTGGGAAAGGCGCGGGTCCTTCCCCGTGGTTTCCGAGGGAGGCACGGAAAAATGGCTCGATATGGCGGTTACCCCGGTGGAATACAAGGGTGAACCCTCCATGCTCGCCGTGGGGTGCGAGATTCCGGCCCCGGGACAAAATGATGCCGCAGAAGAAACAGGCCTTTCGGCCGGATTCCCCTGTTCCGCGGAAAACCTGCTGGCTGCGGTCACGGACAAGAACTGCGTCCTGCAGTTCATGACCGAAGGCTTTCGGAGAGAGGCCGCTCCCATGTGGAAAGAGCCCCCCGAAGCGGGGCGCTCCATGTTGGATCTCCTTCCCGAAGGGGATAGGGGGCTCCCCTTCCGCCTGGCCGTGGAAAAGGCTCTTTCCGGTGAATGCGCTGAAATAGGGCAGGAAGCGGGCGACAGGTTTTTTTCCATTTCCTTTGCCCCGGTTTTTTCACCTGAGGGGCAGATCTCGGGCGTTTCCCTCGTGCTCTGCGAAAAAACCGGGCAACGGGCTGCAGAGCGAAAAATCCGCGCCGTAGAGGAGCAATTTCGCAGACTGTTTTCCCTTGTGTCCGACCTTGGTGTCATCGTCAGCAGGGACGAGGGCCGGATCATCGAATGTAACAGGGCGTTCCTGCAAAGAACGGGCCTTTCGGGGGAACGACCTGAAGGGAAGACCTTGGATGATCTGGGACTCCTTCCCTTCGGATCATTAAAAAACGCTCTTTTCTCGGGAATCGGCGAAAACGGCTCGGTCCGGGAGATGAAGCAGTCCATTACACTTCCCTCCGGCGAAGCCGTTCCTGTCCTTCTATCCGCCATTCCCCTCGAGCGGGTCGGCAGGCAGGTTCTTCTCCTGTCCCTCCAAGAAAGGACCGTGCCTGCGGTTGAGGCACCGACCACCCCGGAGACCTTCGGGGAGAACTCTCCTCAGGAGAGGGACGGAGGCGCCGACGATCTCCTTGGTCTGCCAGACAGGGAAGAGTTCGGAAGGATCCTTTCAGCCGAGAAGGACAAAACCGGCAGATACCGGGGAAGCCTCTCCGTTATCCTGATGGATATCGACGGATTTCGGGAACTGATGGAGGAAGTGGGGGAGGATGCGGGGAAAAAGTTCCTCCGGGATTTCTGCGCCGCGGTGAAAGGCCGTATCCGCCCGACTGATCATTTCGCCCGGCTCAGCGGCGGCGAATTCGCCGTCCTTACGCCCATGAGCGGCTACCTGGCCCACCAGATGGCGGACAAGATACGGGACATGATCTGCCATTCCCGTTTCTTTACGGGGCGCGGGGTGTTCTGCAGCTTTGGTGTGTGCGAATACCGCAGGGGGATGTCCGACGAAGCCTTCCTCAAACGGGCCGGAATCGCCCTGAGGGAAGCGAAGAGGGCCGGCGGCAACCGGGCCGTTCTTGCCCCGCCCATTCCCTGA
- a CDS encoding HesA/MoeB/ThiF family protein, with protein sequence MSWFDTVAYSAEAVGSWKMVSFLELRKAAAMEGLSPAEAEIYCLENGYVPSRYIRSMGTIGPDGQLRLLSSCVAVIGCGGLGGLVGDLLARAGVGRLVFVDGDVFDETNLNRQLLATEELLGKSKARTAAARAMEINGAVDVEGRQCRFDSFTAGGILEGVDLAVDCLDSLTSRRVLFAECASRGIPLVSGAIAGFWGQVGVVLPGDETLTGYLAGESDTGVETETGNPPFTPALVAALECAQAVKLLTGKGTVLSEQLLWIDLADDEFTRLRLR encoded by the coding sequence GTGAGCTGGTTTGATACAGTGGCGTATTCCGCAGAAGCGGTCGGTTCCTGGAAAATGGTCTCCTTTCTCGAGCTCAGGAAGGCCGCTGCCATGGAAGGTCTGTCCCCCGCCGAAGCTGAGATTTATTGTCTCGAAAACGGCTACGTTCCGTCGAGGTACATCCGGAGCATGGGAACGATTGGTCCCGATGGTCAGCTTCGCCTGCTCTCGTCCTGCGTGGCCGTCATCGGCTGCGGAGGTTTGGGCGGGCTCGTGGGTGACCTGCTGGCCCGGGCGGGGGTGGGTCGCCTCGTGTTTGTGGACGGCGATGTTTTCGACGAAACGAACCTGAACCGGCAGCTCCTTGCAACGGAAGAACTGCTCGGGAAGTCAAAGGCAAGGACAGCGGCGGCACGGGCCATGGAAATCAACGGCGCCGTGGATGTCGAGGGAAGGCAGTGCCGCTTCGACTCCTTTACGGCGGGGGGAATTCTCGAAGGCGTGGATCTGGCGGTGGACTGTCTCGACAGCCTCACATCCCGGAGGGTGCTGTTTGCGGAGTGCGCTTCCCGGGGGATTCCTCTGGTTTCCGGAGCCATCGCGGGGTTCTGGGGCCAGGTGGGCGTCGTGCTCCCGGGGGACGAGACGCTTACCGGCTACCTGGCGGGCGAATCGGATACGGGTGTCGAGACGGAAACAGGCAATCCTCCCTTCACCCCGGCGCTTGTGGCGGCCCTTGAGTGTGCACAGGCTGTGAAGCTCCTCACGGGGAAGGGAACGGTTCTTTCGGAGCAGCTCCTGTGGATCGACCTCGCTGATGACGAGTTTACCCGTCTGAGGCTCCGCTAG
- a CDS encoding peptidyl-prolyl cis-trans isomerase: MKVFRTLSSALLVLLLLAFAAGAETAKIDDPAPEIKAPAPEVKAPVDPETVMARVGETEIRLKDVREILGRLDPQRAAMYDNEMGHRAIVEEMVNMELFLLLGRELEVEKDPGFVEMLENVKKDIIRRFAVDRVMKDVKVTPEEIAEFYEKNTENFTVPESVRASHILVSGDVEMEKVREDLKAGMSFEDAAKKHSISPSKDQGGDLGYFSRGQMVKEFEDAAFALKVGDVSAEPVKTKFGLHLIKLTERKEASVRPLDEVREEIVEALENDKKGKIYQEELARLREKYKVEIIGEKKEEPKEEVKEDTVGETGK, encoded by the coding sequence ATGAAAGTATTTCGTACTCTGAGTTCCGCACTGCTTGTCCTGCTTCTTCTCGCCTTTGCCGCCGGCGCTGAAACGGCGAAGATTGACGACCCGGCTCCCGAAATCAAGGCCCCGGCTCCCGAAGTCAAGGCTCCTGTCGATCCCGAGACAGTCATGGCCCGGGTGGGTGAGACGGAAATCCGGCTGAAGGACGTGAGGGAAATTCTGGGCAGGCTTGATCCCCAGAGAGCCGCCATGTACGACAACGAGATGGGGCACCGGGCCATTGTCGAGGAAATGGTCAACATGGAGCTTTTTCTTCTTCTCGGCAGGGAACTCGAGGTGGAGAAGGACCCCGGTTTCGTTGAGATGCTGGAAAACGTGAAAAAGGACATCATCCGCAGGTTCGCCGTCGACAGGGTGATGAAGGACGTGAAGGTCACTCCTGAAGAGATCGCCGAGTTCTATGAAAAGAACACGGAGAACTTCACCGTTCCCGAGAGCGTGAGAGCCTCCCATATTCTCGTGAGCGGTGATGTGGAAATGGAGAAAGTCAGGGAAGACCTGAAAGCGGGCATGTCCTTCGAAGATGCGGCGAAAAAGCATTCCATCAGCCCGTCGAAGGATCAGGGCGGAGATCTGGGCTACTTCTCCAGAGGCCAAATGGTCAAGGAGTTCGAGGATGCCGCTTTCGCCCTGAAGGTGGGCGATGTTTCCGCGGAGCCTGTGAAAACCAAGTTTGGCCTTCACCTGATCAAGCTCACAGAGAGAAAGGAAGCCTCGGTCCGCCCCCTGGACGAGGTCAGGGAAGAAATCGTAGAGGCTCTTGAAAACGATAAAAAAGGTAAGATATACCAGGAAGAGCTTGCCAGGCTGAGGGAAAAGTACAAGGTCGAGATCATCGGGGAAAAGAAGGAAGAACCGAAGGAAGAAGTGAAGGAAGATACAGTCGGGGAAACCGGCAAGTAG
- a CDS encoding acetamidase/formamidase family protein: MKMISSDHHVYAFFPEMEPVLEISPGDRILFETDDCFAGQIRSEKDLCTEINFDYVNPATGPVAVSGAGKGDLLGVTIEDVEVGKQAVSVVVPGAGVLPGRVGAPVTRTVMIDAEKGTCTFAGITLPLKPMIGVIGVAPEEGTFPTGTPGAHGGNMDTSDIRRGTTVWFSVRREGAMLALGDCHAVMGDGEIGCSGAEVPAKVTVKLDLVKGASSPWPLAVTEKEIMVIASEDTLDQAVASASEVMTDLVRKGLGIPFEDALILCSLSMDLRIGQVVDPKKTVRAVMPLSVLPWEKAKAALSDW, translated from the coding sequence ATGAAAATGATCAGTTCGGACCATCACGTTTACGCATTTTTCCCCGAGATGGAGCCTGTTCTGGAGATTTCTCCCGGGGACCGGATTCTCTTCGAGACGGACGACTGTTTTGCGGGGCAGATCAGATCGGAAAAAGACCTGTGCACGGAAATCAACTTCGACTACGTTAATCCCGCCACCGGGCCCGTGGCAGTATCGGGTGCAGGGAAGGGAGATCTTCTCGGAGTGACGATCGAAGACGTCGAGGTCGGGAAACAGGCCGTCTCCGTCGTGGTTCCAGGGGCAGGGGTTCTTCCGGGCAGGGTCGGGGCTCCCGTGACGAGAACCGTCATGATCGATGCGGAGAAGGGTACCTGTACCTTCGCCGGCATCACCCTGCCACTGAAGCCCATGATCGGTGTCATCGGGGTGGCCCCGGAAGAAGGAACCTTTCCCACGGGGACACCCGGGGCCCATGGAGGAAACATGGACACTTCCGACATCCGCAGGGGAACGACCGTCTGGTTCTCCGTGCGCCGGGAGGGAGCCATGCTGGCTCTGGGGGACTGCCACGCGGTGATGGGGGACGGAGAAATCGGATGCTCGGGGGCGGAAGTTCCTGCGAAAGTCACGGTGAAACTGGACCTGGTGAAAGGGGCTTCTTCTCCGTGGCCTTTGGCAGTGACGGAGAAGGAGATCATGGTTATCGCCTCGGAAGATACCCTGGACCAGGCCGTGGCCTCGGCGAGCGAAGTCATGACGGACCTGGTGCGGAAGGGCCTGGGCATTCCCTTCGAGGATGCCCTGATTCTCTGTTCCCTTTCCATGGACCTGAGGATCGGCCAGGTGGTGGACCCGAAGAAGACTGTCCGGGCGGTCATGCCCCTGTCGGTCCTGCCCTGGGAAAAAGCGAAGGCCGCTCTTTCGGACTGGTGA
- a CDS encoding MoaD family protein gives MIKVLFFATIRDLTREKETMAEGADTVMELLLQLSDRYGREFREEALDGEAVSDRIIVLVNGRNIAHTGGGETRLAEGDTVAIFPIIGGG, from the coding sequence ATGATAAAGGTATTGTTTTTTGCCACCATCCGGGATCTCACCCGGGAAAAAGAAACCATGGCAGAAGGTGCCGATACCGTCATGGAACTCCTTCTTCAGCTATCCGACCGCTACGGGCGGGAGTTCCGGGAAGAAGCCCTTGACGGGGAGGCGGTCTCCGACAGAATTATCGTTCTTGTCAACGGGCGGAATATCGCCCACACCGGGGGAGGAGAAACCCGCCTCGCCGAAGGGGACACCGTAGCCATCTTCCCCATCATCGGGGGGGGCTAG
- a CDS encoding deoxynucleoside kinase: protein MGRVQVVVEGMTASGKSTVVNLLSHRLGLRVMPEEFRDQYDLLRRFHHERRWAFPMQLNFLVTRFAQYLCASESENYILDRSVFGDKIYATLYYRLGYFRDSQFGTYLMLYDSLLKHLAMPRLMIVLTCPFEEIMRRIRARGREDELAAGEPYWKSLYDAYSSFREFVRSETGLSNGGLMTLDLSDPAFITTPSRVDRFVGEVKERLGMEKPQPGEKRTSEE from the coding sequence ATGGGAAGGGTTCAGGTGGTTGTCGAAGGAATGACGGCAAGCGGGAAGTCCACCGTGGTCAACCTGCTCTCCCATCGTCTCGGCCTGCGGGTCATGCCTGAGGAATTCCGGGACCAGTACGATCTTCTCAGGAGGTTCCACCATGAGCGACGGTGGGCGTTTCCCATGCAGCTGAATTTTCTTGTCACCAGGTTTGCCCAGTATCTATGCGCCTCCGAATCGGAGAACTATATTCTTGACCGGAGTGTCTTCGGCGACAAAATATACGCAACGTTGTACTACCGGCTGGGTTATTTCCGGGACAGCCAGTTCGGAACGTATCTCATGCTCTATGATTCGCTGCTGAAGCACCTTGCCATGCCCCGGCTGATGATCGTGCTCACCTGCCCCTTCGAAGAGATAATGCGCCGGATACGGGCCAGAGGGCGGGAGGATGAACTTGCCGCGGGGGAACCCTACTGGAAATCCCTCTACGATGCCTATTCCTCTTTCCGGGAGTTCGTCCGGTCCGAGACGGGGCTTTCCAACGGAGGGCTCATGACCCTGGACCTCTCCGACCCTGCGTTCATCACCACGCCCTCGAGAGTGGACCGTTTTGTCGGAGAAGTGAAAGAACGGCTGGGCATGGAAAAGCCTCAGCCCGGAGAGAAAAGAACATCAGAGGAGTGA
- a CDS encoding chromate transporter, giving the protein MNAVLALFWSFLKIGCVGYGGGPSMVPLIKEEVVNIQQWMSVTDFVDILAIGNALPGPIATKLAVVIGYGVDGVLGALAALAGTVLPSVIVLILLLRFVAMISGNPRVTSMLRGLRPVVVALLAYAAYDMSFGSLTGVLTWIIGGVTLLLMIFTKIHPALFVVAGAVAGALLGL; this is encoded by the coding sequence ATGAACGCGGTCCTGGCGTTGTTCTGGTCTTTTCTCAAAATAGGGTGTGTGGGGTATGGCGGAGGACCGTCCATGGTGCCCCTCATCAAGGAGGAAGTGGTGAACATCCAGCAGTGGATGTCCGTCACCGACTTTGTGGATATACTGGCCATAGGGAATGCCCTCCCGGGCCCCATAGCGACAAAATTGGCGGTGGTGATAGGATATGGCGTGGACGGGGTCCTCGGAGCCCTTGCCGCCCTGGCGGGGACGGTGCTTCCGAGCGTCATCGTCCTGATCCTGCTCCTGAGGTTTGTGGCCATGATCAGCGGCAACCCTAGGGTCACGAGCATGCTGAGAGGGCTCCGTCCAGTGGTGGTGGCCCTGCTCGCCTATGCAGCCTACGACATGTCCTTCGGTTCCCTGACGGGGGTTTTGACGTGGATCATCGGAGGGGTGACCCTGCTTCTGATGATTTTCACGAAGATCCACCCCGCCCTGTTCGTGGTGGCGGGGGCAGTGGCGGGGGCCCTGCTCGGGTTGTAG
- a CDS encoding DUF2179 domain-containing protein: MDLGLLFIFCARIVDVSCGTVRILFLVRGKRALAAAIGFVEVMVYLTALGQILGGGREMNLIQMVVYCGGFSAGNFIGSLVEERLLNAYVLLELIMDRTPETQEMIENIREDGYGATVLYGQGRSGVRTIIKIICRRSDIPVIRAHTKNRGFICITDVKGCTGGYFRMQRK, translated from the coding sequence ATGGACCTAGGGCTGCTTTTCATTTTCTGCGCCCGGATCGTGGATGTGAGCTGCGGAACTGTCCGCATCCTGTTTCTCGTGCGGGGAAAAAGAGCTCTTGCTGCCGCCATCGGTTTCGTGGAAGTAATGGTGTACCTGACGGCTCTGGGCCAGATCCTCGGCGGAGGAAGGGAAATGAACCTGATTCAGATGGTGGTTTACTGCGGAGGATTCTCTGCGGGGAATTTTATAGGATCCCTGGTGGAGGAACGTCTGCTCAATGCCTATGTCCTTCTTGAGCTCATAATGGACAGGACCCCGGAGACACAGGAAATGATAGAAAACATCCGGGAGGACGGCTATGGAGCCACGGTGTTGTACGGCCAGGGGAGGAGCGGCGTGAGGACGATCATCAAGATAATCTGCAGGCGAAGCGACATCCCCGTCATAAGGGCCCACACAAAAAACAGGGGATTCATCTGCATCACGGACGTCAAGGGCTGTACGGGCGGGTATTTTCGTATGCAGCGGAAGTGA
- a CDS encoding chromate transporter produces the protein MGKDLLALFVSFAKTGSVAYGGGPSMVPLLKAEVIERRKWIGTEDFMDALAIGNALPGPIITKMAAAIGYRKAGWAGALVAIAGIILPSALALLVLVGFVSLVKDNPLVTSMLRGLRPVVVAMLAYAAWDMGPNALKNRTTWVICAVSLAVMIFTPLHPALIIVAGAVAGIALKL, from the coding sequence TTGGGAAAGGATCTTCTGGCCCTTTTCGTGTCCTTTGCGAAGACCGGGTCCGTAGCCTACGGAGGAGGCCCGTCCATGGTGCCTTTGCTGAAGGCCGAGGTGATCGAGCGCCGGAAATGGATCGGCACGGAGGATTTCATGGATGCCCTGGCCATAGGCAATGCTCTTCCCGGGCCCATCATCACCAAGATGGCCGCCGCTATCGGCTACCGTAAGGCCGGGTGGGCTGGTGCCCTGGTGGCTATTGCAGGCATCATTCTTCCGAGTGCCCTGGCCCTGCTGGTTCTGGTGGGGTTTGTCTCCCTTGTGAAGGACAACCCCCTGGTGACGAGCATGCTGAGGGGCCTCCGTCCAGTGGTGGTGGCCATGCTCGCCTATGCTGCCTGGGATATGGGGCCGAACGCCCTGAAAAACAGGACCACGTGGGTGATCTGCGCGGTTTCCCTGGCAGTCATGATTTTTACGCCCCTTCACCCCGCCCTGATCATCGTGGCCGGGGCCGTGGCGGGCATCGCGCTGAAGCTGTAG
- a CDS encoding NAD(P)/FAD-dependent oxidoreductase encodes MIYDAIIVGSGPAGIFAAMELVRHGKKVLIVDKGQVIRERKCPIMEGKSKTCLNCESCSIVSGWGGAGAASDGKLTLTTGFGGNLEENIGEEALLDMISYVDKTFVEYGADNNSYEPKGPVVKDTIRKASSVGLKILPARIRHIGTDASREVLNNMYEDLLQKCDILMNTFVEDVLVENGRAVGIRLDDGTERRGEYVIAAPGREGASWLAGLVEKLKIPIASMPVDIGVRVEVPDSVCEDLTQYFYEVKCLYNTPTFDDRCRTFCMNPSGFVVYEYNKSHDLVTVNGHSLKNVKSRNTNFAILVTKNFTQPFNDPIGYATHVAKLANMLAGGGILLQRLGDLRNGRRSTQSRIDRGMITPTANAQPGDLSLVLPHRYLTDIVEFLDALNSIMPGVNQNDTLLYGVEIKLYSLRLELRKNLQVPVIERLFMAGDGAGVSRGIIQAAASGVVAARAILGQWGGDDGL; translated from the coding sequence ATGATATATGATGCCATAATCGTCGGATCCGGCCCTGCCGGAATTTTCGCCGCCATGGAACTTGTGCGGCACGGAAAGAAAGTCCTGATCGTCGACAAGGGGCAGGTGATCCGGGAGCGGAAGTGCCCCATCATGGAGGGAAAGAGCAAGACCTGCCTCAACTGCGAGTCCTGCAGCATCGTGTCGGGCTGGGGGGGAGCCGGGGCGGCGTCGGACGGGAAACTGACACTGACCACGGGGTTCGGCGGCAACCTGGAGGAAAACATCGGCGAAGAGGCTCTCCTCGACATGATCTCCTACGTGGACAAGACCTTTGTCGAGTACGGCGCCGACAACAACTCCTACGAACCGAAGGGCCCCGTAGTAAAGGACACCATCCGGAAGGCATCCAGCGTGGGGCTCAAGATTCTTCCCGCCAGGATACGGCACATCGGGACGGACGCCTCCCGGGAAGTGCTCAACAATATGTACGAGGATCTGCTGCAGAAATGCGACATCCTCATGAACACCTTCGTGGAGGACGTTCTCGTCGAAAACGGTCGGGCCGTGGGCATTCGCCTCGACGACGGAACCGAACGCCGGGGAGAGTACGTCATCGCCGCCCCGGGCAGGGAAGGGGCGTCGTGGCTGGCGGGACTTGTGGAGAAGCTGAAGATTCCCATTGCCTCCATGCCCGTTGATATAGGCGTCCGCGTAGAAGTGCCCGACAGTGTCTGCGAGGACCTGACCCAGTACTTCTACGAGGTCAAGTGCCTTTACAACACCCCCACCTTCGATGACCGGTGCCGCACCTTCTGCATGAACCCCTCGGGATTCGTGGTGTACGAATACAACAAGTCCCACGACCTGGTGACGGTGAACGGCCACAGTCTCAAAAACGTGAAGTCGAGGAACACCAACTTCGCCATTCTCGTGACGAAGAACTTCACCCAGCCCTTCAACGACCCCATAGGTTACGCGACCCACGTGGCGAAGCTGGCGAACATGCTCGCCGGGGGAGGCATCCTCCTGCAGAGGCTCGGCGATCTTCGTAACGGCAGGCGGTCCACCCAGTCGCGGATCGACAGGGGCATGATTACCCCGACGGCGAACGCCCAGCCCGGCGACCTGAGCCTTGTCCTCCCTCACCGCTATCTCACTGACATTGTGGAGTTCCTGGATGCCCTGAACTCCATCATGCCGGGGGTCAACCAGAACGACACGCTGCTCTACGGCGTGGAGATCAAGCTGTATTCCCTGAGGCTGGAACTGCGGAAAAATCTTCAGGTTCCCGTCATCGAGAGACTGTTCATGGCGGGAGAC